One Undibacter mobilis genomic region harbors:
- the pheS gene encoding phenylalanine--tRNA ligase subunit alpha: MSDIAKLESELLTAIGAAKDEAALEAVRVAALGKSGSVSALLKTLGAMTPDERKEKGPAINGLKDKVGAAIAAARESLAAAALDARLASETVDVTLPVREAQAEAGRVHPISQVIDELTAIFADMGFAVAEGPDIETDDYNFTKLNFPEGHPAREMHDTFYFPPKPDGSRLLLRTHTSPVQVRTMLANKPPIRVICPGRTYRSDSDQTHTPMFHQVEGLVIDKGSHLGHLKWILEEFCKAFFEVDNVKMRFRPSFFPFTEPSMEVDIQCRRDKGEIRFGEGNDWLEILGCGMVHPNVLRNCGLDPDEYQGFAWGMGIDRIAMLKYGINDLRAFFEADVRWLNHYGFRPLDFPTLAGGLSS, from the coding sequence ATGTCCGACATCGCCAAGCTTGAATCCGAACTTCTCACCGCCATCGGCGCTGCCAAGGATGAAGCGGCGCTCGAAGCCGTCCGCGTCGCCGCGCTCGGCAAAAGCGGCTCGGTGTCGGCGCTCCTGAAAACGCTCGGCGCCATGACGCCGGACGAGCGTAAGGAGAAGGGCCCGGCTATCAACGGGCTCAAGGACAAGGTCGGCGCCGCGATCGCAGCCGCCAGGGAAAGCCTCGCCGCCGCCGCGCTCGACGCGCGTCTCGCCTCCGAGACCGTCGACGTCACGCTGCCGGTCCGCGAAGCGCAGGCCGAAGCCGGCCGCGTGCATCCGATCAGCCAGGTGATCGACGAACTCACCGCGATTTTCGCCGATATGGGGTTCGCCGTCGCCGAAGGTCCGGATATCGAGACCGACGACTACAACTTCACCAAACTGAATTTTCCCGAAGGCCACCCGGCCCGGGAAATGCACGACACGTTCTATTTCCCGCCGAAGCCCGACGGTTCGCGGCTGCTGCTGCGCACGCATACGTCGCCGGTGCAGGTGCGTACAATGCTGGCCAACAAGCCGCCGATCCGCGTCATCTGCCCGGGGCGCACCTATCGCTCCGATTCGGACCAGACGCATACGCCGATGTTCCACCAGGTCGAGGGCCTCGTCATCGACAAGGGCTCGCATCTCGGTCACCTCAAGTGGATTCTCGAGGAATTTTGCAAGGCGTTCTTCGAAGTCGACAACGTCAAGATGCGCTTCCGGCCGTCATTCTTTCCATTCACCGAACCGTCGATGGAAGTCGATATCCAGTGCCGCCGCGACAAAGGCGAAATTCGCTTCGGCGAAGGCAATGACTGGCTGGAGATTCTCGGCTGCGGCATGGTGCACCCGAATGTGCTGCGCAATTGCGGCCTCGATCCCGACGAGTACCAGGGCTTCGCCTGGGGCATGGGCATCGATCGCATCGCCATGCTGAAATACGGCATCAATGATCTGCGCGCCTTCTTCGAGGCCGACGTGCGCTGGCTCAATCACTACGGCTTTCGCCCGCTCGACTTCCCGACGCTCGCGGGAGGGCTTTCGTCGTGA
- the rplT gene encoding 50S ribosomal protein L20: MARVKRGVTAHAKHKKVYKAAKGFYGRRKNTIRIAKQAVEKAGQYAFRDRKRKKRTFRALWIQRLNAAVRPFGLNYSRFIDGLTKSGLNLDRKVLSDLAINEPAAFAAIVEKVKAALPAQAEAATA, encoded by the coding sequence ATGGCCCGCGTTAAACGTGGCGTCACCGCTCACGCCAAGCACAAGAAAGTCTACAAGGCCGCGAAAGGCTTTTACGGCCGCCGCAAGAACACCATCCGCATCGCCAAGCAGGCGGTGGAGAAGGCCGGCCAGTACGCGTTCCGCGATCGCAAGCGCAAGAAGCGTACGTTCCGCGCGCTCTGGATCCAGCGCCTCAACGCCGCTGTGCGTCCGTTCGGCCTGAACTATTCGCGCTTCATCGACGGTCTCACCAAGTCCGGCCTCAATCTCGACCGCAAGGTTCTGTCTGATCTCGCGATCAACGAGCCGGCGGCCTTTGCGGCCATCGTCGAGAAGGTGAAGGCCGCGCTGCCGGCGCAGGCCGAAGCGGCGACCGCTTAA
- the rpmI gene encoding 50S ribosomal protein L35 has translation MPKLKTKSGAKKRFKITATGKVKFQQSGKRHGMIKRTTKQIREHRGTAVLFKTDGDNIKKYFLPNG, from the coding sequence ATGCCCAAGCTGAAGACCAAATCGGGCGCTAAAAAGCGCTTCAAAATCACCGCGACCGGCAAGGTGAAATTCCAGCAGTCCGGCAAACGTCACGGCATGATCAAGCGCACCACCAAGCAGATCCGCGAGCATCGCGGCACCGCTGTGCTGTTCAAGACCGACGGCGACAACATCAAGAAATACTTTCTGCCCAACGGCTGA
- the infC gene encoding translation initiation factor IF-3: MRRPMKAAMPAPKDGPRVNEEIRSREVQLIDATGDNKGVVATETAIGLAQAAGLDLVEIAPNSTPPVAKILDYGKYKFQAQKKAAEARKKQKVVEIKEIKLRPMIDDHDYQVKMRSMQRFFEEGDKVKITLRFRGREMAHQELGYKLLQRVKEDTDKISKVESEPRFEGRQMVMLLAPR; this comes from the coding sequence ATTCGTCGTCCGATGAAAGCCGCGATGCCCGCCCCAAAGGATGGTCCGCGCGTCAACGAAGAGATCCGCTCCCGCGAGGTTCAGTTGATCGATGCCACTGGCGACAACAAGGGTGTCGTCGCCACTGAAACCGCCATCGGGCTCGCCCAGGCGGCCGGTCTTGACCTCGTCGAGATCGCCCCGAATTCCACGCCTCCCGTCGCCAAGATCCTGGATTACGGCAAGTACAAATTCCAGGCGCAGAAAAAGGCCGCGGAAGCCCGCAAGAAGCAGAAGGTCGTCGAGATCAAGGAGATCAAGCTCCGCCCGATGATCGACGATCACGATTACCAGGTGAAGATGCGCTCGATGCAGCGGTTCTTCGAGGAAGGCGACAAGGTCAAGATCACCTTGCGTTTCCGCGGCCGCGAAATGGCGCACCAGGAACTCGGCTACAAGCTGCTGCAGCGGGTGAAGGAAGACACCGACAAGATTTCCAAGGTCGAGTCGGAACCGCGCTTCGAAGGCCGCCAGATGGTCATGCTGCTGGCGCCGCGCTGA
- a CDS encoding glycosyltransferase, translated as MASTGPSRIPASPAPQLPDALDPPAPANSNQTAAKPITVLIVVPTLDEGSAEYGAVELVRILKSAGHHAIVAARSGRLIGDVIKLGGEFVALDVASKNPFVMLRNAVTLMRIARRRDCDVIHALGRAGAWSAALAARRRGIAFVTGWTKGFSENNPLKRFYNGVMARGDRVIATCDDIAELVHERYGTPWQRLAVVPISIDFAAFDPAAVTWERVSAIRRAFGVEPETKVFMVTGRLVRRKGHHVVVEAIKALKDRGLTDFVCVFVGEDRGNTAYTGELWDLVVAHGLMDFVRMAAPVRDMPAAYAAASVVISAAVQLEGVQRALLEAQAMARPVIVSDLAAGPDVVLTAPAVPDNRATGIRCPAGDPEALAAAVFRLMSTPEQARAAMGRRGRAWVIDHFDASMAAGRMLALYRGLAGGQPKSRREPR; from the coding sequence ATGGCTTCCACCGGACCATCGAGAATTCCAGCGTCCCCTGCGCCGCAGTTGCCGGACGCGCTCGATCCGCCGGCGCCGGCCAATTCAAACCAGACTGCCGCCAAGCCGATCACCGTCCTGATCGTGGTGCCAACCCTCGACGAAGGCTCCGCCGAATACGGCGCGGTCGAGCTGGTGCGTATTCTTAAATCCGCCGGCCATCATGCCATCGTCGCGGCGCGTTCGGGTCGCTTGATCGGCGACGTCATCAAACTCGGCGGTGAGTTCGTCGCCCTCGATGTCGCCAGCAAGAATCCATTCGTGATGCTGCGCAACGCGGTGACGCTGATGCGCATCGCGCGCCGCCGCGACTGCGACGTCATTCATGCGCTGGGCCGTGCCGGGGCGTGGAGCGCGGCGCTGGCCGCCCGGCGCCGCGGCATTGCCTTCGTCACCGGCTGGACCAAGGGCTTCAGCGAAAACAATCCGCTCAAGCGTTTCTATAACGGCGTGATGGCGCGCGGCGACCGCGTCATCGCCACTTGCGACGACATCGCCGAGCTGGTGCACGAGCGTTACGGCACGCCATGGCAGCGCCTCGCCGTGGTGCCGATCAGCATCGACTTTGCGGCGTTCGATCCCGCCGCGGTGACGTGGGAGCGCGTGAGCGCGATCCGCCGTGCCTTCGGGGTTGAACCGGAGACGAAGGTATTCATGGTGACAGGCCGCCTCGTCCGCCGCAAAGGCCATCACGTTGTGGTCGAGGCGATCAAGGCGCTGAAGGACCGCGGCCTCACCGATTTCGTCTGCGTCTTCGTCGGCGAGGATCGCGGCAATACCGCCTACACCGGCGAACTCTGGGATCTGGTCGTGGCCCACGGCCTGATGGATTTCGTCCGCATGGCGGCGCCGGTGCGCGACATGCCGGCCGCCTATGCTGCCGCGTCGGTGGTCATCTCGGCGGCAGTCCAGCTCGAGGGCGTGCAGCGCGCCCTGCTCGAGGCCCAGGCCATGGCCCGCCCGGTGATCGTATCCGATCTCGCCGCCGGCCCCGATGTCGTCCTGACCGCGCCGGCGGTGCCGGACAACCGGGCGACCGGTATCCGCTGCCCCGCTGGCGACCCCGAGGCACTGGCCGCCGCCGTGTTCCGGCTGATGTCCACGCCGGAGCAGGCCCGTGCAGCCATGGGCCGGCGCGGCCGCGCCTGGGTAATCGACCATTTCGATGCGTCGATGGCCGCCGGGCGCATGCTCGCGCTCTACCGGGGACTGGCCGGCGGGCAGCCAAAAAGCCGGCGGGAACCGCGTTGA
- a CDS encoding glycosyltransferase has protein sequence MAIQFSPQLAPQRKGPQPVPQPRQDRPRSLAGATILQMVPSLGDDAVGQAAVEIALTLLKAGARAIVAGGDGPLVGELRAFGGEWLPMTTDTINPLRVTSNTRHLQHLIAGERIDIMHAHCAAAARSALAATARQPVYTVTSFPDRLPANSSLQTFLQRPLALGDRVIAPSSYVSRAMIERYRIPADRITVIPRAVDTEALSPTLVNSDRIAAMRRTWGLLPHMRVVLVSGRVAPWNGQMVMIDAARLMVANGSRNVGFVFVGDDRSNPAYRHALATRAREHGIDTLVRIVGHCMDMRTALAAADVVVVPSLEAPLTGRAAAEAQAMGRPVVTTTVGALPENVLAPPRMREDLRTGWIVRPGNANELARATIAALALDATTAEALGARARQFAEFMFSPSSVAEAIRGVYTSLLARDR, from the coding sequence TTGGCCATTCAGTTTTCGCCGCAACTGGCCCCGCAACGCAAGGGGCCGCAGCCCGTTCCGCAGCCGCGGCAGGATCGCCCGCGCTCGCTTGCTGGCGCCACCATCCTGCAAATGGTCCCGTCGCTCGGCGACGACGCCGTTGGCCAGGCCGCCGTCGAGATTGCACTGACGCTGCTCAAGGCCGGCGCCCGCGCCATCGTGGCCGGCGGCGATGGCCCGCTGGTCGGTGAATTGCGCGCCTTCGGCGGCGAATGGCTGCCGATGACCACCGATACGATCAATCCGCTGCGCGTAACCAGCAATACGCGCCATCTGCAGCACCTCATCGCCGGCGAACGCATCGACATCATGCACGCGCATTGCGCCGCCGCCGCGCGCAGCGCGCTGGCCGCCACCGCGCGGCAGCCGGTTTATACCGTGACGTCCTTTCCCGACCGGCTGCCCGCCAACTCCTCGCTGCAAACTTTCCTGCAGCGGCCGCTGGCGCTGGGCGATCGCGTCATCGCGCCGTCCAGCTACGTGTCGCGTGCGATGATCGAGCGCTACCGTATTCCAGCCGACCGCATCACCGTCATCCCGCGCGCGGTCGACACCGAGGCTTTGTCGCCGACTCTCGTCAATAGCGATCGCATTGCCGCGATGCGCCGCACCTGGGGTTTGCTGCCGCACATGCGGGTCGTGCTGGTGTCCGGTCGCGTCGCGCCGTGGAACGGCCAGATGGTGATGATCGACGCGGCGCGGCTGATGGTGGCGAACGGCAGCCGCAACGTCGGCTTCGTCTTCGTCGGCGACGACCGCAGCAATCCCGCCTATCGCCACGCGCTGGCCACGCGCGCGCGCGAGCACGGCATCGATACGCTGGTGCGCATCGTCGGTCACTGCATGGACATGCGCACGGCACTGGCCGCCGCTGATGTCGTTGTGGTGCCGTCACTGGAGGCGCCGCTCACCGGCCGCGCCGCTGCCGAAGCGCAGGCCATGGGCCGCCCCGTCGTCACCACCACCGTGGGAGCGCTGCCGGAAAACGTGCTGGCGCCGCCGCGCATGCGCGAGGACTTGCGCACCGGCTGGATCGTGCGGCCCGGCAATGCCAACGAATTGGCGCGCGCGACGATCGCGGCGCTGGCGCTGGATGCCACCACCGCCGAGGCGCTCGGCGCCCGCGCGCGGCAGTTCGCCGAATTCATGTTCTCTCCCTCCAGCGTCGCCGAGGCCATACGCGGTGTCTACACATCGCTGCTGGCGCGCGACCGCTGA
- a CDS encoding alpha/beta hydrolase — MSEIPVTNLAVESPHRTIAVRARESKGQGHERPGLVWLGGFKSDMKGTKAVALDAWAEAEGRACLRFDYSGHGESGGRFEDGTIGQWLEESLAVVTRYAKGPQVLIGSSMGGWIALLLAAKLRKLADAPQLAGMVLIAPAVDFTEALMWQAFSDDIKREIETKGFWTRPSEYDPVGYPITRALIEDGRKHLMMGGMIEPGCPVHILQGVQDPDVPWRHAVELVSRIAREDVVLTLIKDGDHRLSRPEDLERLMNAVAEF; from the coding sequence ATGAGCGAAATCCCAGTCACGAATCTGGCGGTCGAATCGCCTCACAGGACCATTGCCGTGCGCGCGCGCGAGAGCAAGGGGCAAGGCCATGAGAGGCCGGGCCTGGTCTGGCTCGGCGGTTTCAAATCGGACATGAAAGGCACCAAGGCGGTCGCGCTGGACGCCTGGGCGGAGGCCGAGGGCCGCGCCTGCCTGCGCTTCGACTATTCGGGCCATGGCGAATCGGGCGGCCGGTTCGAGGACGGCACCATCGGCCAGTGGCTCGAGGAGAGCCTTGCGGTGGTGACCCGTTACGCCAAGGGCCCGCAGGTGCTGATCGGCTCGTCGATGGGCGGCTGGATCGCGCTTTTGTTGGCGGCGAAGCTGCGCAAGTTAGCCGACGCGCCGCAGCTTGCCGGCATGGTGTTGATCGCGCCGGCGGTGGACTTCACCGAAGCGCTGATGTGGCAGGCCTTCAGCGACGACATCAAACGCGAGATCGAGACCAAAGGTTTCTGGACGCGGCCGTCGGAATACGACCCGGTCGGCTATCCGATTACCAGGGCGCTGATCGAGGACGGTCGCAAGCATCTGATGATGGGCGGCATGATCGAACCCGGTTGTCCGGTTCACATCCTGCAGGGCGTACAGGACCCGGACGTGCCGTGGCGTCACGCCGTCGAGCTGGTGTCGCGCATCGCGCGCGAGGACGTGGTGCTGACATTGATCAAGGACGGCGACCATCGCCTGTCGCGGCCGGAAGATCTGGAGCGGCTGATGAATGCGGTGGCGGAGTTCTAG
- the queG gene encoding tRNA epoxyqueuosine(34) reductase QueG → MTRPAEIKAALIARAKERGFDIAGITRPDAVPEAKARLERFLADGAHGDMVWLETTAERRGSPLALWPDVRSVIMLGMNYGPDENPLGILQQRDRAGISVYAKGDDYHELIKARLKEIARWLVANAGGDVKVFVDTAAVMEKPLAAKAGLGWQGKHTNLVSRDYGSWLFLGAIFTTLELPADDAVNDSCGSCRACLDACPTAAFPEPYRLDARRCVSYLTIEHKGPIPRDLRALMGNRIYGCDDCLAVCPWNKFAQAGREAKLAARETLRAPKLADLARLDDAQFRVLFSKTSIKRTGRDRFVRNVLYAIGNSGDATLAIEAECLLGDASPLVRGAAVWALSRLKGREELKALKRDDEDAGVQEEWSAALS, encoded by the coding sequence CTGACACGCCCTGCCGAGATCAAGGCCGCGCTGATCGCGCGCGCGAAAGAACGCGGCTTCGACATCGCCGGCATCACGCGGCCCGATGCCGTGCCTGAGGCCAAGGCGCGACTCGAACGCTTCCTCGCCGACGGCGCTCATGGCGATATGGTGTGGCTGGAGACAACCGCCGAGCGCCGCGGCTCGCCGCTCGCGCTGTGGCCGGACGTACGCTCGGTCATCATGCTGGGCATGAACTACGGCCCCGACGAAAACCCGCTCGGGATTTTGCAGCAGCGCGACCGCGCCGGCATCTCGGTCTATGCCAAAGGCGACGACTATCACGAACTGATCAAGGCGCGATTGAAAGAGATCGCGCGCTGGCTGGTGGCGAATGCCGGCGGCGATGTGAAAGTGTTCGTCGACACCGCGGCGGTAATGGAAAAACCGCTCGCCGCCAAAGCCGGCCTCGGCTGGCAGGGCAAGCACACCAATCTGGTGTCGCGCGATTATGGCTCGTGGCTGTTTCTTGGCGCGATCTTCACTACGCTTGAATTGCCGGCCGACGATGCCGTGAACGACAGTTGCGGCTCGTGCCGCGCCTGTCTCGACGCCTGCCCGACCGCGGCATTTCCCGAGCCTTATCGACTCGATGCGCGGCGCTGCGTGTCCTATCTCACCATCGAGCACAAAGGCCCGATCCCGCGCGACCTGCGCGCGCTGATGGGCAACCGCATTTATGGCTGCGACGATTGTCTGGCCGTGTGCCCGTGGAACAAGTTTGCGCAGGCCGGCCGCGAGGCCAAGCTTGCCGCGCGCGAGACATTACGCGCGCCGAAACTTGCCGACCTCGCCCGCCTCGACGACGCGCAATTCCGCGTGCTGTTCTCAAAGACCTCAATCAAACGCACCGGCCGCGACCGCTTCGTGCGCAATGTGCTCTATGCGATCGGCAATTCCGGCGACGCAACGTTGGCGATCGAGGCCGAATGTCTGCTCGGCGATGCCTCGCCGCTGGTGCGCGGCGCGGCGGTGTGGGCGCTGAGCCGGTTGAAGGGACGCGAGGAATTGAAGGCGTTGAAGCGCGATGATGAGGATGCGGGCGTTCAGGAAGAGTGGAGCGCCGCGCTTTCTTAA